Below is a window of Prosthecochloris sp. GSB1 DNA.
GGTCCTCCGGATTCGCCTCGAGGGTAATTTCCGCGTCCGCAGGCAGCACGGCCCTGCCTGCAAGCGTCTCCAGCCATTCGCCCAGACGCCCGGCGGGCGCGAGCGAAGGCGTTCCCCCGCCGAAATGAACCGAACGGATGGTGCGCCCTGCCAGTTCGTCCGATCGCGCAAGCGTCTCCTCCCGCAGCGCGCTGAAAAAGCGATCCTGGAGGTCATCCCGGGTCACAAGGAAAAAATCGCAATAGGGACAACGGGTCCTGCAGAAAGGAATATGGACGTAGCAATGCAGCATTTTCTTCAACTCCTTGCCCTGCCTTCATCTCGGGTCAGCCGAAACCGTCCGGGAGGAAACGCCTTCTTTTACGCGCCCTTCAGGAAGCCGTCGAAAGAATATACCCGGCCACCGCCTCGAAAAGGTCGTCGGCGACGAATTCGGGACGCAACCCCCGCTCCCTGCACAATGCCTCCTCTCCGTGGCCGGTTCTCACCAGTATAGGCCTGAGTCCGGCGCGCACCGCGCATTCGACATCGGCGGTCTTGTCTCCTATAAAAAAAGACCGTTCACGGTCCACCTCGACGCCTGAAGCGCGATAATCGGCGAACGCGCGTTCAACCATGCCGGTCTCGGGCTTGCGGCAGCATGCAAAACGATCGTATTCAGGGTGTGGATAGTCGGGATGCGCCGGGCAGTAGTAGACCCTGTCGTAGGAAGCCCCCTTGAGCGCCAGCAACTCGTTCAGGTACCGGTGGATATCCTCGACTCCTTCCTCCGAGACGATACCTTTCGCGATTCCAGCCTGGTTCGTCACTATCACGATACCGTACCCGGCCCGCCTGGCCATTGCGATAGCCTCGTCGGCACGGTCTATGAGCCTGAACTGTTCCCTCGTGGTCACATAGGTGCCGATATCGCGGTTGATGGTGCCGTCCCTGTCGAGAAAAAGAACCTTGACGCTCCTGCCCATGGCGCTCAATCGGCTCCGAGAAGGGCCTCGTAGAGTTCAAAGTATTTCCCGGCCGACTCCTTCCATGCGAGTTCCCTGTTCATGTTCCCGGTCACGAGCCTTTCCCAGTGTTCGTCGTCGCCATAGATCGCGAGAGCCTCGCTGACCTTTTCGACAAGGGATTTCGGCGTATAGTCGTGAAAAACGAACCCCGAACCGTCCCGGCCGTCGATAATTTCCTCGATGGTATCGACGATACCGCCGCCGTCGTAAACGACGGGCAGGGCGCCGTAATGCATCGCGAAAAGCTGCATCATACCGCAGGACTCAATCTTTGCGGGCATCAGGAGCATAT
It encodes the following:
- a CDS encoding D-glycero-alpha-D-manno-heptose-1,7-bisphosphate 7-phosphatase, producing the protein MGRSVKVLFLDRDGTINRDIGTYVTTREQFRLIDRADEAIAMARRAGYGIVIVTNQAGIAKGIVSEEGVEDIHRYLNELLALKGASYDRVYYCPAHPDYPHPEYDRFACCRKPETGMVERAFADYRASGVEVDRERSFFIGDKTADVECAVRAGLRPILVRTGHGEEALCRERGLRPEFVADDLFEAVAGYILSTAS